In one window of Dehalococcoidia bacterium DNA:
- a CDS encoding zinc metalloprotease HtpX, protein MGALTGLLAGLGYLFFGGWLGVILFVIIAGAFNIFAYWKSDSLALRMAGAREVTPEQEPRLHRIVDEVTSLTSLPKPRVFVVDNPSPNAFATGRNPKHAVVAATTGIMSLLNDRELKGVMAHELGHVGNRDILIGAIVAVFAGAIAMAANVLQFRMIFGGLGGGDRGGGGGLLALVAIILMPIAAVIIQMAVSRTREYEADRTGARVTHDPDALADALMKLEQGAQLRPMQVNPAAAHMFIVNPLAGFRGANFTNLFTTHPPIEERVKRLRNMARSGY, encoded by the coding sequence ATGGGGGCACTGACGGGCCTCCTGGCGGGGCTGGGGTACCTGTTCTTCGGCGGATGGCTGGGCGTCATCCTGTTCGTCATCATCGCCGGGGCGTTCAACATCTTCGCGTACTGGAAGTCCGATTCGCTCGCGTTGCGCATGGCCGGCGCGCGCGAAGTGACGCCAGAGCAGGAACCGCGGCTGCACCGCATCGTCGATGAGGTGACGTCGCTGACGAGCCTGCCGAAGCCGCGCGTGTTCGTGGTCGACAACCCGTCGCCCAACGCGTTCGCAACGGGCCGCAATCCCAAGCACGCCGTCGTGGCCGCGACGACGGGCATCATGAGCCTGCTCAATGACCGCGAGCTAAAGGGCGTCATGGCGCACGAACTCGGGCACGTCGGCAACCGCGACATTCTGATCGGCGCAATCGTCGCCGTATTTGCCGGTGCGATCGCCATGGCGGCGAACGTGCTGCAGTTCCGGATGATCTTCGGCGGCCTGGGGGGTGGTGACCGCGGCGGCGGCGGCGGCCTGCTGGCGCTCGTCGCGATCATCCTGATGCCGATCGCAGCCGTCATCATCCAGATGGCGGTGAGCCGTACGCGCGAATACGAGGCGGACCGCACGGGCGCGCGCGTCACGCACGACCCCGACGCGCTCGCCGACGCCCTGATGAAGCTCGAACAGGGTGCGCAGTTGCGGCCGATGCAGGTGAATCCGGCGGCGGCGCACATGTTCATCGTCAACCCGCTGGCGGGATTCCGCGGCGCCAATTTCACGAACCTGTTCACGACGCACCCGCCGATCGAGGAGCGCGTGAAGCGTCTTCGCAACATGGCGCGCAGCGGCTACTAA